Proteins from one Primulina huaijiensis isolate GDHJ02 chromosome 18, ASM1229523v2, whole genome shotgun sequence genomic window:
- the LOC140964347 gene encoding UBP1-associated protein 2C-like translates to MDPIKKRKIDDNGIIVADTDSFSPLMLTVDDVRKILEPLTHEVLLEIVQKAILRHPDVLDAVRSIADRDTTQRKLFIRGLGWETTTEKLRSLFSSYGELDEAVVILDKVTGKSKGYGFVTFKHIDGAIMALKEPSKKIDGRMNVTQLAAAGNPAGGGPGVSGGVGGVISPADVSTRKIYVANVPYDMMAERLLQHFSMYGEIEEGPLGYDKVTGKSKGFALFVYKTSDAAKTSLVDPIKNIDGHQLNCKLAIDGKRGKPSGVGVPGPMGMQGVNQGNGNGIGAPFPGGQYGGAGGVGGQYGGFSSGMNVGAVGPGSSAIGAQAAGSNLAAGGGFGSGPGGPYAGGSHFGGPVGSGYGGLEGAGAGSGGTGAALGGPGSGYGAGARLGGVGAGLGSVGGGTGGAAGGFVGAGGAMGGVGRGSSLYGLPPSSAGTGSGDYLQSTHYSLSSSGYQGQHNQPAGPSSGPRAPPGGVYQGMHPYY, encoded by the coding sequence ATGGACCCGATCAAGAAGCGTAAAATCGATGACAACGGTATCATAGTGGCGGACACCGACTCCTTCAGCCCTCTCATGCTCACCGTCGACGATGTACGCAAAATTCTCGAGCCCCTTACACACGAGGTGCTGTTGGAAATTGTCCAAAAAGCCATACTCCGCCATCCTGACGTTCTCGATGCCGTGCGATCCATCGCTGACCGCGACACCACCCAGCGCAAGCTCTTTATCCGCGGCCTCGGTTGGGAAACCACCACTGAAAAGCTCCGCTCCCTCTTCTCATCTTATGGAGAATTGGATGAGGCAGTAGTTATCCTAGACAAGGTCACTGGGAAGTCAAAAGGTTATGGTTTTGTCACTTTTAAACACATTGATGGAGCAATTATGGCTTTGAAGGAACCAAGTAAGAAGATAGATGGTAGGATGAATGTTACGCAACTTGCGGCTGCTGGTAATCCTGCCGGCGGAGGTCCGGGAGTGTCTGGTGGTGTTGGAGGAGTGATTAGTCCGGCCGATGTCTCTACGAGGAAGATTTATGTGGCCAATGTGCCGTATGACATGATGGCTGAGAGacttcttcaacatttttccATGTATGGGGAGATTGAGGAGGGCCCTTTGGGATACGATAAGGTGACGGGGAAGTCCAAAGGATTTGCTTTGTTTGTCTATAAAACTTCTGATGCTGCTAAGACCTCTTTGGTGGATCCAATAAAGAATATTGACGGGCATCAGTTAAATTGTAAACTGGCAATTGATGGGAAAAGAGGGAAGCCTTCTGGGGTTGGGGTACCGGGGCCCATGGGAATGCAAGGAGTTAATCAGGGGAATGGAAACGGAATTGGGGCCCCTTTTCCGGGTGGCCAATATGGTGGAGCAGGCGGGGTTGGTGGACAATATGGTGGTTTTTCAAGTGGGATGAACGTAGGTGCTGTGGGTCCTGGTTCTTCAGCTATTGGAGCCCAAGCTGCAGGGTCAAATTTGGCAGCGGGTGGTGGGTTTGGGTCTGGACCGGGTGGGCCTTATGCTGGTGGCTCTCATTTTGGTGGACCTGTTGGATCTGGGTATGGTGGATTGGAAGGTGCTGGTGCTGGGTCGGGTGGTACTGGTGCTGCATTAGGTGGACCTGGTAGTGGATATGGCGCTGGAGCAAGATTGGGTGGTGTAGGCGCTGGATTGGGTAGTGTTGGTGGCGGAACTGGTGGAGCTGCTGGTGGATTTGTTGGTGCAGGCGGAGCAATGGGTGGTGTGGGTCGCGGGTCATCCTTGTATGGTTTGCCTCCTAGCTCTGCTGGAACGGGTTCTGGAGATTATCTGCAGAGTACACATTACAGCTTGTCTTCCAGTGGATATCAAGGCCAGCACAATCAACCAGCTGGACCATCTTCAGGACCTAGAGCTCCTCCTGGAGGAGTCTACCAGGGGATGCACCCTTACTATTGA